A single region of the Chrysoperla carnea chromosome 5, inChrCarn1.1, whole genome shotgun sequence genome encodes:
- the LOC123301206 gene encoding uncharacterized protein LOC123301206 — MTIINFEINSGKRRIGHVVLDFNKCSCTDNKDNRKVCEIQNNFKCLSLRRSDSGDFIRKKASTKLRKTPVLRIDGYLLRLLINELIISKKFRTNFLHKYEYFLKNHCCQEKLKIRIDLQSSNSEFIDYTWNEKLTLLCLERQELDFTMSWLSTLGGAFSALGDHFINCAEIAGKISLQQFKLAMRIGDPLTVARCKLYLSLSLVQREKFRLAKYIILEQYNLAKSNSIIDYRLINMCKGIWAKLKYEKKIYKLGQLNKKGRNSLVRIQ, encoded by the exons atGACAATCATAAACTTCGAAATAAATTCGGGCAAACGTAGAATAGGTCACgttgttttagattttaataaatgttcatGTACAGATAATAAAGACAATCGTAAAGTAtgtgaaattcaaaataatttcaaatgtctTTCGCTAAGACGAAGTGATTCTGGAGATTTTATTCGTAAAAAAGCATCAACGAAATTGAGGAAAACACCAGTTTTACGAATTGATGGTTATTTATTAAGATTActtataaatgaattaattatttcgaaaaaatttcgaacgaattttctacataaatatgaatattttttgaaaaatcattgttgtcaagaaaaacttaaaatccGAATCGATTTACAGTCTTCGAATAGTGAATTTATAGATTATACATG gAACGAAAAACTCACTTTACTCTGTTTGGAACGACAAGAATTAGATTTCACAATGTCATGGCTATCAACATTAGGTGGTGCTTTTTCAGCTTTAGgtgatcattttataaattgtgcTGAAATTGCGGGTAAAATATCCTtgcaacaatttaaattagCTATGCGTATTGGTGATCCATTAACGGTAGCTCGATGTAAATTATATCTTAGTTTAAGTTTAGTACAACGAGAAAAATTTCGTTTggcaaaatatataattttggaaCAGTATAATTTAGCGAAAAGTAATTCAATTATTGATTATCGATTAATTAATATGTGTAAAGGTATATGGGCTAAATTAAAAtacgaaaagaaaatttataaattaggtCAATTAAATAAGAAAGGTCGAAACTCATTAGTCAGAATTCAATAA